The following coding sequences are from one Diabrotica virgifera virgifera chromosome 2, PGI_DIABVI_V3a window:
- the LOC114336562 gene encoding uncharacterized protein LOC114336562: MTENDQISLLHDDVMPNMESNSVSKESQKSSWIFYVSAFTADLLLLSVGSLNVFPSVVFPVIKNNNTDINPFGEPIKPIEESIMLLSSAISALIGFLLMAKISDKIGRKWSMVGLGISCVGTFTALAFGRHVYVYMVAYFLNGFISAGVVINVSIYNGEISNEDNRAWIGCVVGLSMPAGYLYGYISGVISPHNITLICLTCALPCVLHVLLSYFLIESPTYLTSRRRKVEALDALSKLRIYQDYSDIEKEYQSIEDFSFTGNDNKKATVFSLFKRRVSRKALLIGILLFAAQQLSGSPIITSYLVPIFNKAGTLLSGTTFSIIHGSLQLVVCILATFIVNWFNRRPLILISTLGCAISMTLLGAYFYIKENMVASIEDIRLIPIACIILFDISYGIALGPMPMVLIGELFRNEQRAIGVAIITIVFCVVSGGTTFSYPLLKVLAGEYLNLMLYGLITFVTLFLLFKYLPETKGKTFVEIQEVLSK; the protein is encoded by the coding sequence cgGATTTGCTGCTTTTAAGCGTGGGAAGTTTAAACGTTTTTCCATCGGTGGTTTTTCCCGTAATAAAAAACAACAACACAGATATAAACCCATTTGGAGAACCAATAAAGCCCATTGAAGAGTCTATAATGCTGTTGTCTTCAGCTATATCTGCACTAATAGGTTTTCTATTAATGGCAAAAATATCAGATAAAATTGGTAGAAAATGGAGTATGGTAGGCCTTGGTATATCATGTGTTGGGACTTTCACCGCCTTAGCCTTTGGAAGACACGTGTATGTTTATATGGTAGCTTATTTCTTAAACGGCTTCATTTCAGCTGGTGTTGTGATAAATGTCTCAATATACAACGGCGAAATTTCTAACGAAGACAACAGAGCTTGGATTGGTTGCGTAGTAGGTTTGTCGATGCCAGCAGGATATCTTTATGGCTATATTTCCGGTGTAATTAGCCCTCATAATATCACGCTGATTTGTTTAACATGCGCGTTGCCCTGTGTTCTACACGTATTGCTATCCTATTTTCTTATAGAATCTCCAACGTATTTAACCTCAAGAAGACGAAAAGTAGAAGCATTAGATGCTCTAAGTAAATTAAGAATATATCAAGACTACAGTGATATTGAAAAGGAATATCAGTCAATAGAGGATTTCAGCTTTACTGGTAACGACAATAAGAAAGCGACAGTCTTTAGTTTATTTAAACGACGTGTTTCAAGGAAAGCTCTACTAATTGGAATATTACTATTCGCTGCACAACAATTATCGGGAAGTCCAATCATTACATCATATTTAGTCCCAATTTTTAACAAAGCTGGTACGCTATTATCTGGAACCACGTTCAGTATTATACACGGATCACTACAACTTGTTGTGTGTATACTAGCTACATTTATTGTAAACTGGTTTAACAGAAGACCGCTCATCTTGATTTCCACACTGGGATGTGCCATTTCAATGACATTGTTGGGtgcttatttttatataaaagaaAACATGGTCGCATCTATAGAAGATATACGTTTAATACCCATTGCGTGTATCATTTTGTTCGACATATCATATGGAATTGCTTTGGGACCAATGCCCATGGTTTTAATAGGAGAATTATTTCGTAATGAACAAAGAGCAATAGGGGTCGCTATTATAACTATTGTTTTCTGTGTAGTGTCTGGTGGTACTACTTTTAGTTATCCCCTATTGAAAGTACTTGCTGGAGAATATCTAAACCTGATGCTTTATGGATTAATAACATTTGtaacattatttttattgtttaagtaTTTACCGGAAACGAAGGGAAAAACTTTTGTAGAAATCCAAGAAGTTCTTAGTAAATAA